Part of the Nostoc sp. ATCC 53789 genome, GTTTGTGTCATTTTTAAGAAACCTTTTTTTTGGCAAACGGGAGTTGATATGAGAATTCACAGCAATTGTCAGGTATAAGCGGTAAAGGTTAAAGGAATTGAATAGTATTTTCCCCTTCAGCTTTACCCTAAACTTGGTAACTTATGAGCTAATTGCAGTGCTTGAATGTCAAGATGACTTGATTGATTCAGCAAAAGCTTCCTAGTAGGGAGCTATACAATCGCTCTTTTAATAAATTGTTACTATTCTTTATATATTGTATAAACACTGGGGTAATAGTCAAGGGCTTGAGTTTGGGGCTACTCAGATTAAATTAAGAAACTTAGAACACAGATTAACTATCTTTAATACAGCTATCTGTAATAAGTCGGTAGCAAGCTTGAGATTCGCAGGCTAAAGTTAAACAAAAAAATTATCAGAGGCTATATATGGAAATCGGCGTTCCAAAGGAAAATAAGGATCAAGAATTTCGTGTAGGGTTAAGTCCTTCTAGTGTGCGGGTGCTGCGAGAAAATGGTCATAGCATCTTTGTAGAGACACAAGCAGGTAATGGTGCTGGATTTTCAGATGACGACTACAGAAGTGCTGGAGCCGAGATTGTCCCTACATCAGAAACGGCTTGGAATCGGGAATTGGTTGTGAAAGTCAAAGAGCCGTTGACATCTGAGTATAAATTTTTGCAGAAAGGGCAGATATTATTTACTTATTTACACTTAGCTGCCGATCGCAAATTGACAGAGCATTTAATTGATTGTGGTACAACTGCGATCGCCTACGAAACTGTAGAACAACCTGGTGCTAACAAACTCCCCTTGCTTACCCCCATGAGCGTGATTGCAGGTAGGTTAGCAGTACAATTTGGGGCCAGATTCCTAGAACGTCAGCAAGGTGGTAGAGGATTGCTGTTGGGCGGTGTCCCTGGAGTCAAGCCAGGTAATGTAGTAATTTTAGGTGGCGGTGTTGTCGGCACAGAAGCGGCTAAAATTGCTGTGGGTATGGGTGCGATCGTGCAGATTTTAGATGTGAGTGTTGAACGGTTATCTTACCTAGAAACCTTGTTTGGCTCTAGGGTAGAATTGCTTTACAGCAACTCTGCTCATATTGAAGCTGCCGTCAAAGAAGCCGATTTGCTTATCGGTGCAGTTTTAGTGTTAGGACGTAGGGCCCCAACATTAGTATCGCGTGAATTAGTTAAACAAATGCGTCCTGGTTCGGTAATAGTTGATGTAGCCGTTGACCAAGGTGGTTGTATAGAAACTTTACGCGCCACATCTCACACAAATCCGGTATACCTTGAAGAAGGTGTGGTGCATTATGGCGTTCCCAATATGCCAGGGGCAGTACCTTGGACAGCAACCCAGGCACTCAATAATAGTACATTACCTTATATCGTCCAGTTGGCGAACTTGGGAATTATGGCGCTAGAAGTTAACCCAGCCTTAGCTAAGGGTGTGAATGTGCAGAATCATCGCTTAGTGCATCCGGCTGTACAAGAGGTATTCCCTGATTTGGTAAATTAAGGTCTGTAAGGATTAGGCGATCGCTAATCAGACTAATTTTCTTGCCTTATGCGCGGATGGGTAGGTGTACAAAATGAGAAGGAGCAAAAAATGGCTACTGCTCCATCTATACAATGCTTTCAGGGCACTAGTATTTTTAAACCATCCGCGCACCTTATGGGGACTGGCTTTCAGCGATTTGCATCTTGTGCTATGACTATTCCCTATGTTATGATTCACACATTCGCGCAACTGCACCTTGAAAACCAAATACAGCAGCGCTTTCAGAAGCCAGCAATTGCAATTCATCAAAATCCCTATTAGGGATTGAAACACGAGTAGATTGAATCTGTTTGCCATTCCACAACATTGCAATTCATCAAAATCCCTATTAGGGATTGAAACGTAAGTACTTTTCTTTGATTACGGCGAGGGCACAATATTGCAATTCATCAAAATCCCTATTAGGGATTGAAACATTTACATTTGTTGGATCTGCCTTGAGGAAAATTGCAATTCATCAAAATCCCTATTAGGGATTGAAACATTTACTTTCATTTACGCTGATAAACAGCAAGTATATTGCAATTCATCAAAATCCCTATTAGGGATTGAAACCCGCCATCACCCCAGACTTACACAGAGGAAGAGCTACATTGCAATTCATCAAAATCCCTATTAGGGATTGAAACGGGAAATTTAATTCTTTTAATCCTAAAGTGCTAACATTGCAATTCATCAAAATCCCTATTAGGGATTGAAACGATATGGTGACAAATAACCCTGTAGCCGCCGCCGCTAATTGCAATTCATCAAAATCCCTATTAGGGATTGAAACGTGTAAAAACAAAACATAAAAATCCCAAGCCTTGATATTGCAATTCATCAAAATCCCTATTAGGGATTGAAACGAATACTTCAAATACTCGCACCAAAAACCGTATCAATTGCAATTCATCAAAATCCCTATTAGGGATTGAAACTTCTCTCGTGTTGATGTAGACCAAACTGGGGTAACTGGCATTGCAATTCATCAAAATCCCTATTAGGGATTGAAACTAGCAATACCACTCGGTGAAGTTCCAGAGGTAGCATTGCAATTCATCAAAATCCCTATTAGGGATTGAAACAATCGCCTCACTTTATCAATCGGCTATTGCAGATGTTAATGCTGCATTAAGGCAGTAATAAAATCAACTTTTTAAAGCATCACCAAACTACCTTCTGCTTCTTCTTCTAGTTCATAACCATTAGCTAATTTTTCAATTGCTTGGTCAAGCATACCCAAACCTTGATCTACCTTTTCAACTAAACTTAGCTGTCCTCGAAGTTCGGCAGCACCAACGAAACCCTTAGCATACCAAGTCATGTGCTTACGGGCTTGACGCACGCCGCGATCGCCTTTATATTCCCATAATGCTTGTAAATGATCTCTTGCACATTCCAAACGCTGAATCGGAGTAGGTGTCGGTAATATTTCCCCAGTTTTCAGGAAGTGATCGATTTCTCCAACCAAAAACGGATAACCCAAAGTTCCACGGGAACACATCACACCATCAGCACCAGTTTGTTCTAAACATTTTACCGCCGCTTCAACGGAAAAAATATCTCCATTGCCAATTACTGGGATAGAAAGCACTTCTTTTACACGAGTAATCCATTCCCAACGGGCATTGCCATTGTATCCTTGGGCGCGGGTGCGTCCGTGGACTGTAATCATTTGTGCCCCTGCATCTTCCATCCGCTTGGCAAAGTCGAGAATAGTAATTTCGTTGTCATTCCAGCCAATACGGGTTTTTACTGTCACAGGCACATCAACAGCTTTCACCACTTCCCGCACAATTGCTTCTGCTACTTCTGGTTGCCGCAACAAAGAAGAACCGCCACCATTTTTAGTGATTTTATTTACCGGACAACCCATATTAATATCAACAGTATCAGCACCTTCTGCAACCGCCTTTATTGCTGCTTCTGCCAAAAAATCGGGACGGCAATCGAATAGTTGAACACTAATTGGGCGTTCGTTGGGATCTACCTCCATGATTTTGGGTAACTGCTTAACATAATGCAATCCCGTAGCATTCACCATTTCGGTATACATCATCGAATCTGGTGCATAACGACGCACGAGACGGCGAAATACCATATCCGTTACTCCAGATAGAGGCGACTGGAGAACCCGACTTTTTACCTCAAACGATCCAATTTTGAGGGGTTGAGAAAGTCTAGCTTGGAGAATAGGGGAAAGCGAAATCATACAAAAAATTAAAAATTATGGGAATGGAAAATAACAGGAATATTTATGGGTATCTGTGAGTAGTGCTAATTGTAGGTTAGGTATCTTGACTTGGAGGCTGTTTTTGTATTTCTTGCTGAACTTCCTCTAAACTCAAACCTAACTCTTTTGCCATTTCTTCAAAACTCAATCCCAATCTCAACAACAAAGGTATCATTCTAAACTTTTCTTCACGCGCTCCTTCTTGTTTACCCTCTTGCTTGCCTTCTTGTTTGCCCTCTTGCTTGCCTTCTTGATAAACTCGTGTTTGTTTCAAATCGCTTAACCCAAACATACCTTCAATCTCCTCTGGACTCATCGTCGGAAACTTATAAACCAAAATTGTCTCTATTAATTCTAGTAACTGCCGCCGTTGTGGTTCAATGTTGATTTCTTGCTGAGTTCTCTCTATTAACTGCCTAGCAGATGTAATTGCTGTTTCCTCTTCATCGACCACTAGTTTCATAGTAGCAATTCCGACTGGCAGCGATGCAGTTTCGCCCAATTCGTTAAGATAAATGCGAGTAACACGATTGCTAGTGAAAAATTCGCTGTAATTATTGATATCTGCTATATCTAGACTGCGATTGGGATAGATAACTACTCCTCGCCAAGAATTTTTAGGTTTATTTTGACGTAAATATAAACAAATTTCTGAAATTAGGCGCGAATAAATTTCTGCGTCGGTTTGAAACTGGACTTCAACAAAATAAATCGGATTTTCTTGCCCTTGTGTTGGGAGAAAAACACCATCTATACGGAATGTCGTTTGCTTGATTTCAATTGAGGAGAATTTATAACCCTCTGCGGTTTGGGGTAGATTACCAATTAATTCAAAAAATATCTCAGGGAGTTCTTGAAAAAGGCGGTAAAAAATACTGTCAGTTTTCACGCTTGATGTATTGCGGTGATTTAAACTGTTAGATTTTACCGTGAAATACTGCTGGTAAAAATTAGTAAGCCGACTACGAAAAGCAATCGGCTTAATAAATTCATAGTAATTTAGTTGCAATTTAGCCGTGAGTTGCACCTTGAGGGGGACTTGAAACAACTTTTTTGGCTAAACCCAAAGTCTGCAAAACTCGGATGCTCCACCAAGTAACATCAATCTCCCACCAAGACAACCCAGATTTCGCCATGTGGGGATAAGTATGATGGTTGTTGTGCCATCCTTCTCCATAAGTGACGATGGATACCCACCAAAGATTACGAGCGCCATCGTTAGCATCAAAGGTGCGATAACCCCACAGGTGTGATGCTGAGTTCACAAACCAGGTTGAGTGCCAAAGCAAGACACATCTGAGAAACACTCCGTAGAACACAAAAGGCCATCCTCCTAAGCCATATAGGAGTAGTGCGAAGGGTATTTGCAACAGCAAAAAGTAGCGATCTAGCCAACAATAAAAGGGTTGTCTTGCTAAATCAGGGGCATATTTTTTATAGGTGTCATAGTCAAAAAATTCTGGGCGTGGGTAAAAAATCCACAATATATGACTCCACCAAAACCCTCTTTGAGCAGAGTAGGGATCTAAATTAATATCTTCGGTGTGAGCGTGATGCTGGCGGTGTCCACCTACCCAAAAAATTGGCCCACCTTGCAAAGCCAAGGCTCCGATTAGGGCGATCGCATACTCTAACCACTTGGGAACTTGGAAACTCTTATGGCTCAGTAGTCTATGATATCCCAGGCAAATACCAATGCTCCCAAATAACCAGTGCAGAAACACTAGCAAACCTAATGCTGGCCAGGAGAAAAACCAAGGAGACATAAGTGCTAAGGCATGAAATGTAGCAAAAAATACCACATTTGTCCAACTGAGTCGAGGTGAGTTGCCTCTCTCAGGGGCGATCGCCCCAAAATTTGCGGTCATAAAAATTCCTGTTGATGGATGATGAAGCAATTTGCCTTTTCTCGGATGCCACCCCACAAGGGATTTACCCGCACTGTATACTAATTCGTTACAGTTGAGTAAAGCAAGTATCACTTACATTTGTTATGCTAGCAGAACTCTGATACCCCTGCAAGTGCCACTTGCATTTTTCTATGTCGTCTCACCTCGTTTCCACTCGTCAACGCTTGATTCAAGCTGCACTTGAGTTGTTTTCTGCTCAGGGAGTTAGCGCTACCACAACCCGCCAAATTGCAGAAAAAGCCGAAGTCAACGAAGTGACTCTATTTCGGAATTTTGGCAATAAGCATGGACTGCTTTTAGCGGTGCTGGAAGAGTCCGCAGCCTTTAAGGATTTAGGTGAATCGCTGGTGCGGCGGGCAACGCCTCCCGGCAATGTGTACCAAGCTCTCAAAGATTATGCAAGTGATAGCTTGCACGCATTAGAACGAGTGCCAGAGTTTGTCCGGTCTGTGGTAGGTGAAGCCGACCAATTCCCGGCAGAAAATCGCCGCGCACTAGGCAGGGGAGTTACAGAGGCAAACCGTTATGTAGCTCAGTATTTAGCTACTGTAATCCAGCAAGGGCACCTAAATACTTATTTACCAGCAGAAAAATTAGCTAGTTTGCTAAATGGGATGATCTTGGGATATGCCGTAATTGAGTTCACCAGCGAATTTCACGAACTTTGGGAGGATCGGAATGATTTTCTCGAAAATTTGGTGGAGTTGTTTTTACATGGAGCCATGTCGTCCTCAGCAGAATCAGCAATAAATTGCTTACAAGGAGGGTTCACCACCACAGAAGTAGCTGATTTGCCTGCTAGTTTAGTTCACGAAATTTTACAACAAGCCAGGAAATCGGGAGTACGAGATTATGCCTTGGCTTATGTGTTATTTGGGGCTGGGTTATCTGCCACAGAAATAATTAGCTTGGAGCGATCGCACCAAATCTACGATCCTCAAGGGCACTTCCTGCAAATTACAATCCCCGGATGTATCCGTCAAGTACCAGTAAATCAGTGGATTTTGGGCAAACGCTACGGTTCTTTTACCAATAATCCCTTAATCAAATGGCTGAAAAGTCGTAAAGATGCTCAAACAGCCATGTTTTTGAATGAAACAGGTAAACCCATGACAGAATCAGAGCTTGAGACACGTTGGCAAGTATGGAGTGAGGGATTACTAACTCCCCAAGGACAAACGCCAGCGATCGCTCAGGCTCAACAAACTTGGCGCGTAGAAATGTTGATGCGGGGAATCACCTTGGAAAACCTGATTATCTTAACAGGCTGCGATCGCATTCAATTACAACCCTATGTCCGCCGAGCCAAAGAAAAAGCTGCCCTAGAGCAAGCTACCCGTTTGGATCACAAGCCAGGATAGGGTACGACTAAGCAATTAAAAATTAAAAATTAAAAATGAATAAATGGACGGGCTGTAAGCATTTTGGTGTCGACCAATTGTTTAATTTAAGGGTTCCATAATGGCTCTTAAACCATTGCTAGAGAGTGTTTTGAGCATTTCTTTAGCGTTATATTCACTGCTAAATACTCCTGCTTGCATAACTCTTTGACCTTCCCAAACTGTGGGAAACGCACCAGGAGCAAGCGATCGCACTAAATCTTGATCCCTATCAGTCAAGAGTGGAACTACTACGCGATAACGGATACCGAACTGTGTCGCAGATTTACTAGCATAAGGAATACTTGCAGAACTTGTTTGCATATTGCCAGTATTACTAATGGGGATATTGTTATCAGGAAGTGGTAAAAGTGCTGACGCATTTGGGGCAGTCGCTTCTCGTATTGGTAATGGCTGCTGTGTTTGATTCCTTGTGCTAGTAACTGAATTAGATGGGTACTCAGGGGCAGTAAATTCAATTGTATTAGGATCAATCCGCACATAATTCAACTGTGGTGTATTAGGCGGCTGCGCTGGACTGGAAGTTGCAATTTGAGTGTTAGTTGGTATTTGTCTCGCCGACAAGCTGCTAGGTGTTGGAAATCCAGCAACTTTAGATGTGGGTTGCTGTTGATTGGATATAGGCGTGGAAAGTGGAACCTTAGCTGGCACTAATGGTAGCAATTGAGTGTTTAATTTTGCAGAAACAGGATTATTTGCTGAAATGCTGTTGCTGTTTTGGCTATTAGTAGTTTCAGAGATTCCGGGAGCCGAGAAGGTGATTTCCCCAGTTGGTGGTATTTCTTGTAATACATTGTTGGGAGTCGATTGAGAATTTTGTGCTGCTAGTGCTATTGTGCCGTTAATATCTACCTTGCCACTGATGCGATCGCTCACAAGATTATTACCACCAGCAGAAATCATCTGTTTAGCAGCGCTGGCGTTAATGTCATAGCGAGCATTATTTTGAAATTGATTACCCCCAGGTTCCGATGCACTACCCAAATCTGGCATTGCTTGAGCGATCGCAACTAGACCATCTTCTTTATTATCTTGAATAATATTATTTCGTAAAATCGGGTGGGCCTTTGCTTGCACGACAATTCCCGATCTATTGTTCTGAATTTGATTGCCTATAACTATCGGAGCGGCATTTTGGGCAATATTAATGCCAAAACCCGTTTGGTGAAAGACATTTTCTTTCACTTGGGGGCTGGAATTCCCGGCAATTGTCATGCCATTGGCTCCATTGCGATCGAAGTAATTCTTGCTAATGGTAGGTGCAGCATTACCACTGACAGAAATCCCATCTTGGGTACTGCCGGTAAAGGTATTTTCCGCGATTACCGGATCGCTAGATTCAATCCATAAACCGTAACCCCGGCGATTGGAGTTCGTCACCGTCACCCCAGTGAGCAAAGCTTGGTTTGCTCCCACAATTGTGACGTTTTGACCACCAAAGCTCCGACTCAAGTAATCACCGCCTCCCTGAATGATAATATCCTTACCTTGATTGCTAGGGTTGCCTTGAATTGAAACACCCGGTTTCAACATTAAGGGAAATTCCTCTCCTGTTTCGGCGCTATAAGTGCCCGTAGAGAGCATAATTACAGTATTGGGGTTAGCTAATCGCAACGCATGGGTAATCGTTTTCACGGGAGCGGATTCGCTGCCATTACCTGCGCTGTCATTGCCACCATTTGAGTTAACAAACAGCACATTAGCCTGAGAATTTTTTGTCTCACCTAAAGGTGCTGAATTTGGTGTTGATGGTATCTGAGCGATGCCTTCGGCGGGCTTTGCCAACGCATTATCCAGGAACGTCATACTTGTCGCTCCCATACTTACGGTAAAAGATAATACTGATAAGCTAAAAAATAAAAGTCTTGCTGATTCCAGAAACTTAAGCTTTGCAAGCATAATATTTACTCTACGGTACTTAGGAAACACACGGTAGTGAATCATATTTAACACAACTCCTTAGAAGTAACAATAAATTCTTATACTCTTAGAGAGTATTATGTCGATAATATTACTCACATATTGACCGATTGGCGATTTTTAATACAGGGTAATAAATGATATTGTGCCTGTTCGAGAATACCTTGCTCTAAAAGACACGTTACGCGATCGCCAAAATACCCTCACCCTAAAAGAGCTTGTAATTCAGGATTTACACAAAAAATTCTTCATCGAGAGACAAACACTCTCTAAATAGTATCTATGCAGTCTCAATTTAATTTGCCCATTGGAGATTTTCTGATGTATCCCTTTCGGCTAGTCTTTTGTAAGCTCGTTGTTCACCCTAAAATACTTGACTAACCTTAGTGCAAAACTGTAGCCTCAAACTACCCTTATCACTGCATATAAGAACATGGGATAATTTATCGTAACCATGATTACTACGCTTTTTCGCGTAGATTCGGCAAAAATTGAGTAAAAAAAGCAAATTAATTGACTTATGGTTACTAAGAGATATGATAATTCACATTTTGATGAAAGCACTAACGGGGTTGTTGTAATGGTCGAGCCATACAGCCAAAAAGAGCAAGTACAGCAAGTTGTCTATCGCATTTTAGATGCCAATTTAGACCGCGCTCGTGAAGGCTTGCGAATTATTGAAGAATGGTGTCGCTTTGGCTTGAATAATGCCCAGTTAGCTCTTGAATGCAAGCGTCTGCGACAAGAATTAGCCAAGTGGCATA contains:
- the ald gene encoding alanine dehydrogenase is translated as MEIGVPKENKDQEFRVGLSPSSVRVLRENGHSIFVETQAGNGAGFSDDDYRSAGAEIVPTSETAWNRELVVKVKEPLTSEYKFLQKGQILFTYLHLAADRKLTEHLIDCGTTAIAYETVEQPGANKLPLLTPMSVIAGRLAVQFGARFLERQQGGRGLLLGGVPGVKPGNVVILGGGVVGTEAAKIAVGMGAIVQILDVSVERLSYLETLFGSRVELLYSNSAHIEAAVKEADLLIGAVLVLGRRAPTLVSRELVKQMRPGSVIVDVAVDQGGCIETLRATSHTNPVYLEEGVVHYGVPNMPGAVPWTATQALNNSTLPYIVQLANLGIMALEVNPALAKGVNVQNHRLVHPAVQEVFPDLVN
- the dusB gene encoding tRNA dihydrouridine synthase DusB; the encoded protein is MISLSPILQARLSQPLKIGSFEVKSRVLQSPLSGVTDMVFRRLVRRYAPDSMMYTEMVNATGLHYVKQLPKIMEVDPNERPISVQLFDCRPDFLAEAAIKAVAEGADTVDINMGCPVNKITKNGGGSSLLRQPEVAEAIVREVVKAVDVPVTVKTRIGWNDNEITILDFAKRMEDAGAQMITVHGRTRAQGYNGNARWEWITRVKEVLSIPVIGNGDIFSVEAAVKCLEQTGADGVMCSRGTLGYPFLVGEIDHFLKTGEILPTPTPIQRLECARDHLQALWEYKGDRGVRQARKHMTWYAKGFVGAAELRGQLSLVEKVDQGLGMLDQAIEKLANGYELEEEAEGSLVML
- a CDS encoding Rpn family recombination-promoting nuclease/putative transposase, producing MKTDSIFYRLFQELPEIFFELIGNLPQTAEGYKFSSIEIKQTTFRIDGVFLPTQGQENPIYFVEVQFQTDAEIYSRLISEICLYLRQNKPKNSWRGVVIYPNRSLDIADINNYSEFFTSNRVTRIYLNELGETASLPVGIATMKLVVDEEETAITSARQLIERTQQEINIEPQRRQLLELIETILVYKFPTMSPEEIEGMFGLSDLKQTRVYQEGKQEGKQEGKQEGKQEGAREEKFRMIPLLLRLGLSFEEMAKELGLSLEEVQQEIQKQPPSQDT
- a CDS encoding fatty acid desaturase, which produces MTANFGAIAPERGNSPRLSWTNVVFFATFHALALMSPWFFSWPALGLLVFLHWLFGSIGICLGYHRLLSHKSFQVPKWLEYAIALIGALALQGGPIFWVGGHRQHHAHTEDINLDPYSAQRGFWWSHILWIFYPRPEFFDYDTYKKYAPDLARQPFYCWLDRYFLLLQIPFALLLYGLGGWPFVFYGVFLRCVLLWHSTWFVNSASHLWGYRTFDANDGARNLWWVSIVTYGEGWHNNHHTYPHMAKSGLSWWEIDVTWWSIRVLQTLGLAKKVVSSPPQGATHG
- a CDS encoding TetR family transcriptional regulator, translated to MSSHLVSTRQRLIQAALELFSAQGVSATTTRQIAEKAEVNEVTLFRNFGNKHGLLLAVLEESAAFKDLGESLVRRATPPGNVYQALKDYASDSLHALERVPEFVRSVVGEADQFPAENRRALGRGVTEANRYVAQYLATVIQQGHLNTYLPAEKLASLLNGMILGYAVIEFTSEFHELWEDRNDFLENLVELFLHGAMSSSAESAINCLQGGFTTTEVADLPASLVHEILQQARKSGVRDYALAYVLFGAGLSATEIISLERSHQIYDPQGHFLQITIPGCIRQVPVNQWILGKRYGSFTNNPLIKWLKSRKDAQTAMFLNETGKPMTESELETRWQVWSEGLLTPQGQTPAIAQAQQTWRVEMLMRGITLENLIILTGCDRIQLQPYVRRAKEKAALEQATRLDHKPG
- a CDS encoding DUF1565 domain-containing protein, which encodes MLAKLKFLESARLLFFSLSVLSFTVSMGATSMTFLDNALAKPAEGIAQIPSTPNSAPLGETKNSQANVLFVNSNGGNDSAGNGSESAPVKTITHALRLANPNTVIMLSTGTYSAETGEEFPLMLKPGVSIQGNPSNQGKDIIIQGGGDYLSRSFGGQNVTIVGANQALLTGVTVTNSNRRGYGLWIESSDPVIAENTFTGSTQDGISVSGNAAPTISKNYFDRNGANGMTIAGNSSPQVKENVFHQTGFGINIAQNAAPIVIGNQIQNNRSGIVVQAKAHPILRNNIIQDNKEDGLVAIAQAMPDLGSASEPGGNQFQNNARYDINASAAKQMISAGGNNLVSDRISGKVDINGTIALAAQNSQSTPNNVLQEIPPTGEITFSAPGISETTNSQNSNSISANNPVSAKLNTQLLPLVPAKVPLSTPISNQQQPTSKVAGFPTPSSLSARQIPTNTQIATSSPAQPPNTPQLNYVRIDPNTIEFTAPEYPSNSVTSTRNQTQQPLPIREATAPNASALLPLPDNNIPISNTGNMQTSSASIPYASKSATQFGIRYRVVVPLLTDRDQDLVRSLAPGAFPTVWEGQRVMQAGVFSSEYNAKEMLKTLSSNGLRAIMEPLN